In one Brassica oleracea var. oleracea cultivar TO1000 chromosome C9, BOL, whole genome shotgun sequence genomic region, the following are encoded:
- the LOC106315457 gene encoding probable plastid-lipid-associated protein 14, chloroplastic, whose product MALCGVSSTPNLQLLQSARNSSIGLKRNRSLCHPTSSSYRAKPVKLRCSSSSSNVEMEDDVGNGSSSVSVEDESAHVMQFKWNDFKILDRVSIGHGGRADELVFEAVVQIPDSPLFNQGVVLRKLNTTHAQRRGRRAIEVLKKLVRRRLLYHSYSMQVHGYISNSLRSDDPYSFTLVHGCHGSFSIRHWLQQSDWLPTLEATLALDEESFRRVGDDTTGGPAVSRQLRLIRILMRDLLIGVNYLHSHGLAHTELRLENVHISPVDRHIKVGILGNAADFYGDGPSSSNAYSTMDRRQMMIAFDMRCVGFMMAKMVLQELMDPLIFAKLKSFLAKGNDPSSLREFFVTTLNTNSESGNTGVQILDRNWGAGWHLLSSLIATRPSKRISCLDALKHPFLCGPRWRVAPSMDIIRWGLGSTAVRISEEYIYSMPQRQRLAHFIELMEMLNPCPKPNCWLELLPGRWRLLYSTGKHIGLTLRQPSTRALIGNVHLTISRASEDSNNTSLSFTSDIGFTAITSKEWPHDKTGARGKLQTLSQFRLVAGKRLYLKEEKKNIGKFSMGEPNAEEGLVEKLGTKKWKKVVPFKEFPSSLPVAKLVSGEIEVTMNMADRIESPGNVIGEVRKQIPQEMFDLSKLVCGTYIDSRLLVLRCVNGSALLFTRSSFGP is encoded by the exons ATGGCGCTTTGTGGTGTTTCATCGACTCCAAATCTGCAACTTTTGCAGTCTGCTAGAAACTCAAGCATTGGTCTGAAACGTAACCGTAGTTTATGTCATCCCACAAGCTCTTCGTATCGTGCTAAACCTGTAAAACTCCGTTGTTCATCTTCATCGTCTAATGTGGAGATGGAGGATGATGTTGGTAATGGTAGCTCCTCTGTCTCTGTGGAGGATGAATCAGCACATGTGATGCAGTTCAAGTGGAATGATTTCAAGATTCTTGATCGTGTTAGTATCGGTCATGGTGGTCGG GCCGATGAACTTGTGTTTGAAGCTGTAGTTCAGATTCCAGATAG CCCTTTGTTTAACCAAGGAGTTGTTCTTCGGAAACTGAATACAACTCATGCTCAAAGAAGGGGAAGAAGAGCCATTGAA GTATTGAAGAAGCTAGTTCGTCGTAGGCTTCTGTACCATTCTTACTCAATGCAAGTTCACGGTTATATCTCTAATAGCTTGAGGAGCGATGATCCCTACTCATTCACCCTCGTTCACGGG TGCCATGGGAGTTTCTCGATTAGGCACTGGCTTCAGCAATCTGATTGGCTTCCAACGTTAGAAGCTACACTTGCGCTAGATGAAGAATCCTTTAGAAGAGTAGGGGATGATACAACTGGAGGACCTGCAGTTTCAAGGCAGCTAAGACTAATCCGTATTTTAATGAGAGATCTTTTAATCGGA GTCAATTACTTGCACAGCCATGGTCTTGCTCACACAGAACTGAGATTGGAAAATGTGCACATTAGCCCTGTGGATAGACATATCAAA GTAGGGATTCTGGGAAATGCTGCTGACTTTTATGGGGACGGTCCGAGCAGTAGCAACGCTTACAGTACCATGGACAGACGACAGATGATGATAGCATTTGACATGAG ATGTGTTGGATTCATGATGGCTAAAATGGTACTCCAAGAACTGATGGATCCATTAATCTTTGCCAAACTAAAGTCTTTCCTGGCAAAG GGGAATGATCCTTCTTCTCTGCGGGAGTTCTTTGTGACGACGCTCAATACAAACTCTGAATCTGGAAATACTGGAGTTCAA ATACTTGATAGAAACTGGGGAGCAGGTTGGCACCTTTTATCTTCATTGATTGCTACCAGACCTTCTAAACGAATAAG TTGCTTGGATGCTCTTAAGCATCCCTTTCTATGTGGACCAAGATGGCGTGTTGCCCCATCAATGGATATCATCAGATGGGGTCTTGGATCAACCGCTGTAAGAATTTCAGAAGAATACATTTACAGCATGCCTCAG CGCCAAAGACTTGCCCACTTCATTGAACTAATGGAGATGCTAAACCCATGTCCAAAACCAAAT TGTTGGTTGGAGCTGTTACCGGGAAGATGGCGTCTGTTATACTCAACCGGAAAGCACATTGGTCTAACTCTGCGTCAGCCTTCTACACGTGCTCTAATAGGCAATGTTCATTTAACAATAAGCCGAGCTTCAGAAGATTCCAACAACACTTCGCTATCATTCACCTCTGACATAGGCTTCACGGCCATAACCAGCAAAGAATGGCCACACGACAAAACCGGAGCCAGAGGCAAACTACAAACGCTCTCTCAGTTCAGACTAGTAGCCGGAAAAAGACTTTACCTCAAAGAAGAGAAAAAGAACATCGGTAAGTTCTCTATGGGAGAACCAAACGCTGAAGAAGGCCTAGTCGAGAAGCTAGGAACCAAGAAATGGAAAAAAGTGGTGCCCTTCAAGGAGTTTCCGTCGAGTCTTCCTGTAGCGAAACTCGTCTCTGGAGAGATCGAAGTGACGATGAACATGGCTGATCGTATAGAGTCGCCTGGGAACGTGATTGGGGAAGTTAGAAAGCAGATTCCGCAGGAGATGTTTGATTTGTCTAAGCTTGTGTGTGGTACGTATATAGACAGTAGGTTGCTTGTGCTTAGGTGTGTGAATGGTTCGGCATTGTTGTTTACAAGGTCTAGCTTTGGACCATAA
- the LOC106315456 gene encoding importin subunit beta-1 has protein sequence MEVTQLLLNAQSIDGTVRKHAEENLKLFQSQNLAGFLLSLAGELANDEKPVDSRKLAGLVLKNALDAKEQHRKYELVQRWLSLDMATKTQIRAFLLKTLSSPVPDVRSTASQVIAKVAGIELPQNQWPELVGSLLSNIHQLPAHVKQATLETLGYLCEEVSPDVVEQEHVNKILTAVVQGMNAAEGNNDVRLAATRALYMALGFAQANFSNDMERDYIMRVVCEATLSPEVKIRQAAFECLVSIASTYYEKLAHYMQDIFNITAKAVREDDESVALQAIEFWSSICDEEIDILEEYGGEFTGDSDVPCFYFTKQALPALVPLLLETLLKQEEDQDLDEGAWNIAMAGGTCLGLVARAVGDDIVPHVMPFIEEKISKPDWREREAATYAFGSILEGPSPDKLMTIVNAALTFMLNALTKDPSNHVKDTTAWTLGRIFEFLHGSTIETPIITQANCQQIITVLIQTMKDAPNVAEKACGALYFLAQGYEDIGPNSPLTPFFQEIIQSLLAVAHREDATESRLRTAAYEALNEVVRCSTDETSAMVLQLVPVIMLELHNTLEGEKLSSDEREKQNELQGLLCGCLQVIIQKLGSEPTKYVFMQHADQMMGLFLRVFGCKSATAHEEAMLAIGALAYAAGPDFAKYMPEFYKYLEMGLQNFEEYQVCAVTVGVIGDICRALEDKILPYCDGIMTQLLKDLSSNQLHRSVKPPIFSCFGDIALAIGENFEKYINYSMPMLQSAAELSAHASGADDEMTEYTNSLRNGILEAYSGIFQGFKNSPKTQLLIPYAPHILQFLDSIYMEKDMDEVVMKTAIGVLGDLADTLGSHVGGLIQQSVSSKEFLNECLSSDDHTIKEAAEWAKHAITRAISV, from the exons ATGGAGGTCACCCAGTTGCTCTTAAACGCTCAGTCGATTGATGGAACTGTTCGTAAGCACGCTGAAGAAAATCTCAAACTGTTCCAGAGTCAAAACCTTGCTGGTTTTTTGCTCTCACTTGCTGGAGAGCTTGCCAATGATGAGAAGCCAGTAGATAGCAGGAAACTTGCCGGTTTAGTCCTTAAAAATGCTCTCGATGCTAAGGAACAGCACAGGAAGTATGAGCTTGTCCAGAGATGGCTGTCTCTTGACATGGCAACAAAGACACAGATCAGAGCCTTCTTGTTGAAGACACTTTCCTCCCCTGTGCCTGATGTTCGTTCAACTGCCTCTCAGGTCATTGCTAAGGTTGCAGGTATTGAGTTGCCCCAGAACCAGTGGCCTGAGCTTGTCGGATCTCTTCTCTCCAACATTCACCAGTTACCAGCTCATGTCAAGCAAGCCACTTTGGAGACTCTTGGATACCTCTGTGAAGAAGTGTCTCCTGATGTTGTAGAACAGGAGCATGTAAACAAGATACTCACAGCGGTTGTTCAGGGTATGAATGCTGCTGAAGGAAATAACGATGTTAGACTTGCAGCAACCCGTGCTTTATACATGGCTCTGGGTTTCGCCCAAGCAAATTTCAGCAACGACATGGAGCGTGATTATATCATGAGAGTCGTGTGTGAAGCAACTCTTTCCCCTGAGGTGAAAATTAGACAGGCTGCTTTTGAGTGTTTGGTATCCATCGCTTCCACATACTATGAGAAGTTGGCGCATTATATGCAAGATATATTCAACATCACAGCTAAGGCTGTTAGAGAAGATGACGAGTCTGTCGCTCTACAAGCGATTGAATTCTGGAGCTCTATATGTGATGAGGAGATTGACATCTTAGAAGAGTATGGTGGTGAGTTCACTGGGGATTCCGATGTTCCATGTTTCTATTTCACTAAGCAGGCCCTCCCTGCGCTTGTGCCCCTACTGCTGGAAACTCTGCTCAAGCAAGAAGAAGATCAGGATTTGGATGAAGGGGCTTGGAATATTGCAATGGCTGGTGGGACTTGCCTCGGTTTGGTTGCTAGGGCAGTTGGAGATGACATTGTACCTCATGTTATGCCGTTCATTGAAGAGAAAATATCAAAGCCTGATTGGAGAGAGCGGGAAGCTGCAACATATGCTTTTGGTTCCATTTTGGAGGGCCCTTCACCAGATAAGCTGATGACAATTGTTAACGCAGCGTTAACATTTATGCTCAATGCTTTAACAAAGGACCCAAGCAACCATGTGAAAGACACGACCGCATGGACTCTTGGTCGGATATTTGAGTTCCTGCATGGTTCAACAATCGAGACACCCATAATTACTCAGGCAAACTGTCAGCAAATTATCACAGTATTGATCCAGACAATGAAAGATGCACCTAATGTTGCAGAAAAGGCTTGTGGGGCTCTATATTTTCTGGCTCAAGGCTATGAGGATATTGGTCCCAACTCTCCATTAACACCCTTCTTCCAGGAAATTATCCAGTCCCTTCTAGCTGTTGCACACAGAGAGGATGCAACTGAATCACGCTTGCGAACTGCAGCGTACGAGGCATTGAACGAAGTTGTCAGGTGTTCGACTGATGAAACATCAGCCATGGTTCTGCAATTAGTACCTGTGATAATGCTCGAGCTCCACAATACTTTGGAAGGGGAGAAGCTTTCTTCAGACGAGAGGGAGAAACAAAACGAGCTTCAGGGACTTTTATGTGGATGCTTGCAAGTCATCATACAAAAATTAGGATCTGAACCGACCAAGTATGTTTTCATGCAGCATGCAGATCAAATGATGGGACTTTTCCTGAGGGTTTTTGGCTGTAAAAGTGCAACTGCACATGAAGAAGCCATGCTCGCCATTGGCGCTCTTGCTTATGCAGCAGGTCCTGATTTTGCCAAGTACATGCCTGAGTTTTACAAGTATTTGGAAATGGGTCTTCAAAACTTTGAAGAATACCAAGTATGTGCTGTTACTGTGGGCGTTATTGGGGACATCTGCAGAGCATTGGAGGACAAGATTTTACCTTACTGCGATGGGATTATGACGCAGCTTCTGAAGGATTTGTCGAGCAACCAGTTGCACCGATCAGTAAAGCCGCCGATTTTCTCCTGTTTTGGTGACATAGCACTGGCTATTGGGGAAAACTTTGAGAAGTACATCAACTATTCAATGCCGATGCTTCAGAGCGCAGCAGAACTATCAGCTCACGCGTCTGGAGCTGATGACGAGATGACAGAGTACACGAACTCATTGAGAAATGGAATACTCGAAGCTTATTCAGGCATATTCCAAGGGTTCAAGAACTCTCCGAAAACGCAGCTCCTAATTCCTTACGCACCCCATATCCTCCAGTTTCTGGACAGTATATACATGGAGAAAGACAT GGACGAGGTGGTGATGAAGACAGCGATTGGGGTGTTAGGGGATTTAGCGGATACACTAGGGAGTCATGTGGGGGGTTTGATACAACAGTCAGTGTCGAGCAAAGAGTTCTTAAACGAGTGTTTGTCATCTGATGACCACACAATCAAAGAAGCAGCTGAATGGGCAAAGCATGCCATCACCCGTGCCATTTCTGTTTGA